In Methanonatronarchaeum sp. AMET-Sl, one genomic interval encodes:
- a CDS encoding phosphoglycolate phosphatase, translating into MKKNQQKAIAIDIDGTITDKKRRLNLQATKSIRQAIKNNHKIILATGNATCFARSTAILIGTDSPVIAENGGVINYGINKNQILANKKEVQKAFNHLKTKTEIEEFKDHRYTEIAFQPTITPQKVREITKNYNIEVVDTKFAIHIKNKHINKATALKKLTKKLDIPQKQTIAIGDSNNDIEMIEQAETGVALKNSTPELKTKADITINKPNGKGVTKALKKLKII; encoded by the coding sequence ATGAAAAAAAACCAACAAAAAGCAATAGCAATAGACATCGACGGAACAATCACAGACAAAAAAAGAAGACTCAACCTACAAGCAACCAAATCAATCAGACAAGCAATAAAAAACAACCACAAAATCATCTTAGCAACAGGCAACGCAACCTGCTTCGCCAGATCCACAGCCATACTAATCGGAACAGACAGCCCAGTCATAGCAGAAAACGGTGGAGTAATAAACTACGGAATAAACAAAAACCAAATACTAGCCAACAAAAAAGAAGTTCAAAAAGCATTCAACCACCTAAAAACAAAAACAGAGATAGAAGAATTCAAAGACCACCGATACACCGAAATCGCATTCCAACCAACAATAACACCTCAAAAAGTCAGAGAAATCACTAAAAACTACAACATCGAGGTAGTGGACACAAAATTCGCCATACACATAAAAAACAAACACATCAACAAAGCAACAGCACTAAAAAAACTAACAAAAAAACTAGATATACCACAAAAACAAACAATCGCAATCGGAGACTCCAACAACGACATAGAAATGATAGAACAAGCAGAAACCGGAGTAGCACTAAAAAACTCAACACCTGAACTCAAAACAAAAGCCGACATAACAATAAACAAACCAAACGGAAAAGGAGTAACAAAAGCACTAAAAAAACTAAAAATAATATAA
- the radA gene encoding DNA repair and recombination protein RadA, with protein MSELSQQEKLEELPGVGPATADKLIENEFDSLEAIAVSSPSELSAKVDIGEKTAINIIDAARKEADIGGFETGNKLMEKRANIGKITTMADDFDRLLGGGIETQTITEMYGEYGSGKTQIAHQLAVAVQLPEEEGGLNSNAIYIDTENSFRPERIKQMARELELDEEEVLDKIYVARAYNSNHQMLLSEKARELAKEIKENDGDVRLLIIDSLTSHFRAEYVGRGSLAERQQKLNKHLHEVIKFTDLFNAAALVTNQVQSNPDAFFGDPTRPIGGNILGHMATYRLYLRKSKGDKRIARLVDSPCMPEGESVFTIGEEGIRDA; from the coding sequence ATGTCTGAACTATCTCAACAAGAAAAACTAGAAGAACTACCTGGCGTGGGGCCTGCAACAGCTGATAAACTAATAGAAAATGAATTTGATTCACTTGAAGCAATAGCAGTTAGCTCACCAAGCGAACTATCGGCAAAAGTAGATATAGGAGAAAAAACAGCAATCAACATCATCGATGCAGCAAGAAAAGAAGCCGACATAGGTGGATTCGAAACAGGAAACAAACTAATGGAAAAAAGAGCCAACATAGGCAAAATAACAACAATGGCAGACGACTTCGACCGACTATTAGGAGGAGGAATCGAAACACAAACAATAACAGAGATGTACGGAGAATACGGGTCAGGAAAAACACAGATAGCCCACCAACTCGCAGTAGCCGTACAACTACCAGAAGAAGAAGGCGGCCTAAACTCAAACGCAATATACATAGACACAGAAAACTCATTCCGCCCAGAAAGAATCAAACAGATGGCCAGAGAACTAGAACTCGACGAAGAAGAAGTACTTGACAAAATCTACGTAGCCAGAGCATACAACTCCAACCACCAAATGTTACTATCAGAAAAAGCCAGAGAACTAGCAAAAGAAATAAAAGAAAACGACGGCGATGTAAGACTCCTAATAATAGACTCACTAACATCCCACTTCCGAGCCGAATACGTAGGCCGTGGATCACTAGCAGAAAGACAACAAAAACTCAACAAACACCTACACGAAGTAATCAAATTCACAGACCTATTCAACGCAGCAGCACTAGTAACAAACCAAGTTCAAAGCAACCCAGACGCATTCTTCGGAGACCCAACAAGACCCATCGGCGGAAACATACTAGGCCACATGGCCACATACAGACTCTACCTCCGTAAATCAAAAGGAGACAAAAGAATCGCCAGACTCGTAGACTCACCATGCATGCCAGAAGGAGAAAGCGTATTCACAATCGGAGAAGAAGGAATACGAGACGCCTAA
- a CDS encoding OB-fold nucleic acid binding domain-containing protein encodes MGIDEVYEKIKESDIEVSKNKFTDLIDQKVTELGGLCDRDTAAKLVAKDIGIDGEGPIEISEIDGEGETVSFDGKVIEVEQVRTFDRDDGSVGRVANILLGDETGEIRVVLWDEMADLVKTNEIQKDDVLSIRNAQTKEGYSGLEVNVGGSTRVEKIDSEVNYERETTKISELTPDLGNVDIAGEILDIGDLKEFTKKDGEQGKVRSIKIGDETGKIDISLWDEHAEKTFNVGDRVLIQHGYTKERYGELELSVGYRGNIQETDKEVSYERETTPLKEIEPGKQYDITANITGIQPTKTFQKKDGSNGKVKNIYLDDGTQEIRAALWNEQTEKTKDLQVGDIIRIEDARAKEGYQDDIELSIGWSSTIKKIENEIKEIQGNISKVKGGTKIDVKGTVISKNIIDDGTGCIKITNQELPQIGTTIRVKGTAERKGSTNTVKPTKIEKTHQDPEDIEMILQEIQTITKQKQKQEGEND; translated from the coding sequence ATGGGAATCGATGAAGTTTACGAAAAAATAAAGGAATCTGATATTGAAGTTTCAAAAAATAAGTTTACCGACCTAATCGACCAGAAGGTAACTGAATTAGGTGGATTATGCGATAGAGACACAGCTGCAAAACTTGTTGCCAAAGACATCGGTATAGATGGTGAAGGCCCTATAGAGATTTCAGAGATAGATGGTGAGGGTGAAACCGTTAGTTTCGATGGAAAGGTTATTGAGGTCGAACAGGTCCGTACATTTGATAGAGACGATGGCTCCGTTGGCCGGGTGGCAAACATATTGTTGGGAGACGAAACCGGAGAAATAAGAGTTGTGTTATGGGATGAAATGGCCGACCTTGTAAAAACCAACGAAATCCAGAAAGATGACGTTCTAAGTATCCGCAATGCCCAAACAAAAGAAGGATACAGTGGTTTAGAAGTAAATGTAGGTGGAAGCACTCGAGTTGAAAAAATCGATTCAGAAGTAAATTATGAACGGGAAACAACCAAAATATCTGAACTAACACCCGACCTCGGGAACGTAGATATTGCCGGAGAAATACTAGACATCGGAGACCTAAAAGAGTTCACAAAAAAAGATGGAGAACAAGGAAAGGTCAGGTCAATAAAAATAGGCGATGAAACAGGAAAAATAGATATATCTCTCTGGGATGAACACGCAGAAAAAACATTCAATGTCGGAGACAGAGTTTTAATCCAACATGGATACACAAAAGAAAGATACGGAGAACTTGAACTAAGTGTTGGATATCGAGGCAACATACAAGAAACAGATAAAGAAGTAAGTTATGAACGAGAAACAACCCCACTAAAAGAGATAGAGCCCGGAAAACAATACGACATAACCGCAAACATAACCGGTATACAACCAACAAAAACATTCCAAAAAAAAGACGGCTCCAACGGCAAAGTCAAAAACATATACCTCGATGACGGAACCCAAGAAATAAGAGCCGCATTATGGAACGAACAAACAGAAAAAACAAAAGACCTCCAAGTAGGCGACATAATACGAATAGAAGACGCAAGAGCAAAAGAAGGATACCAAGACGACATAGAACTCAGCATCGGATGGAGCTCCACAATAAAAAAAATCGAAAACGAAATAAAAGAAATCCAAGGCAACATCTCCAAAGTAAAAGGCGGAACAAAAATCGACGTAAAAGGAACAGTAATATCCAAAAACATAATAGACGACGGCACAGGCTGCATCAAAATAACAAACCAAGAACTACCACAAATAGGCACAACAATCAGAGTCAAAGGCACAGCAGAAAGAAAAGGATCAACAAACACCGTAAAACCAACAAAAATAGAAAAAACACACCAAGACCCCGAAGACATCGAAATGATACTACAAGAAATACAAACAATAACAAAACAAAAACAAAAACAAGAAGGAGAAAACGATTGA
- a CDS encoding DUF5612 domain-containing protein — translation MVNAISAIADDRPGVLRDITKIVAEEKGNINYTQQFILDRGEHKGKAHIYMEIGNTDKIDSIIEKIKADPKVIKADKSPRFNEVYGKRVIIFGGGAQVSEVAKGAISEADRHNIRGEKISVDTLPIVGEKSLAEAVRAVKRLHRAKVLVLAGALLGGEITKAVRELKKEGVWVISLKNVGSAYKQADLVVSDPTLAGVLAVMTISNRAQFDIKEAKGKQL, via the coding sequence ATGGTCAATGCTATTTCAGCAATCGCAGATGACAGGCCTGGAGTACTCAGAGACATAACCAAGATAGTTGCTGAGGAAAAAGGCAACATAAACTATACCCAGCAATTCATTTTGGATAGAGGAGAGCATAAAGGAAAGGCCCATATCTACATGGAGATAGGTAACACAGATAAAATCGATAGTATAATAGAAAAAATCAAGGCCGACCCCAAAGTCATTAAAGCCGATAAATCCCCTAGATTCAATGAAGTATACGGTAAACGCGTAATAATATTTGGCGGCGGCGCACAAGTATCGGAAGTTGCAAAAGGAGCAATAAGCGAAGCAGACCGACACAACATAAGGGGAGAAAAAATATCTGTAGACACATTACCAATCGTCGGAGAGAAATCACTAGCAGAAGCAGTGAGAGCGGTTAAAAGATTACATCGCGCCAAAGTACTCGTACTAGCCGGAGCCCTATTAGGCGGCGAAATAACAAAGGCGGTTAGAGAACTTAAAAAAGAAGGCGTATGGGTGATCAGCCTAAAAAACGTAGGAAGCGCCTACAAACAAGCCGACCTCGTGGTTTCAGACCCAACACTAGCCGGAGTACTAGCAGTAATGACAATCTCCAACAGAGCACAATTCGACATCAAAGAAGCCAAAGGAAAACAACTCTAA
- the mtnA gene encoding S-methyl-5-thioribose-1-phosphate isomerase, with product MDTVSFKDGKVLMIDQTELPNELVFLELENYREVARAIEELKVRGAPAIGVSAAFGLMLASQKGDKKVLEKAAGRLRQTRPTAVNLFWAIDRVLEAAKSSDNWQKAVEEEVQAIYREDREINKKIGDNGANLLSDGDTVLTHCNAGALATSGRYGTALGVIKRAVERDIDIDVVCTETRPVLQGARLTAYELVEDIGVDTTLIVDSAIGALMPEIDKVVVGADRVVQDGVANKIGTYNIAALAERHGTEFYVAAPKSTFDLDITIDEIEIEERNEKEIKEICGCQIAPKKVKAYNQAFDLTPSELIDGVITEKGIEKLDR from the coding sequence TTGGATACAGTAAGTTTTAAAGATGGTAAGGTTTTGATGATCGATCAGACAGAACTACCGAATGAGTTGGTTTTTCTTGAACTTGAAAACTATAGGGAGGTTGCTAGGGCGATTGAGGAACTTAAGGTTCGGGGAGCACCGGCTATTGGTGTTTCAGCTGCATTTGGTTTAATGCTTGCAAGCCAGAAAGGAGATAAAAAGGTGTTGGAGAAGGCTGCCGGTCGTTTACGGCAGACCAGGCCTACCGCTGTAAACCTGTTTTGGGCTATCGACCGTGTTTTAGAGGCGGCTAAGTCAAGTGATAACTGGCAGAAAGCTGTTGAAGAAGAGGTTCAGGCTATTTACAGGGAAGATCGAGAGATAAACAAAAAGATAGGTGACAATGGAGCCAACTTACTAAGTGATGGAGACACGGTTTTAACACATTGTAACGCTGGAGCTCTAGCGACCTCAGGAAGGTATGGAACCGCGCTTGGAGTGATAAAAAGAGCTGTTGAAAGAGATATAGATATAGATGTGGTTTGTACTGAGACACGGCCTGTTTTACAGGGCGCCCGATTAACAGCCTACGAATTGGTTGAAGATATCGGTGTTGACACAACCCTGATAGTTGACAGCGCCATTGGCGCTTTAATGCCGGAGATCGATAAGGTTGTTGTTGGAGCAGACAGAGTTGTCCAAGATGGAGTTGCAAACAAAATAGGCACATACAACATCGCGGCCTTAGCGGAAAGACATGGGACAGAGTTTTATGTCGCTGCACCAAAATCAACCTTTGACCTTGACATCACAATCGATGAAATAGAAATCGAAGAAAGAAACGAAAAAGAGATAAAAGAAATATGTGGTTGCCAAATAGCTCCCAAAAAAGTCAAGGCATACAACCAAGCCTTCGATCTAACTCCCAGTGAATTGATAGACGGCGTAATAACAGAAAAAGGTATCGAAAAGCTAGATAGATAA
- a CDS encoding DUF116 domain-containing protein, whose amino-acid sequence MKDKIKSLIGRLYTSGAHTNAHELTSKVLGQLNLSEEWSQYVDIEVRNMMDREIFKKTPIEKRALFLPHCLRKTSECKGEYGDNGLECKQCGKCDIADIIDYANELGYQVYVVPGGSLVYKVLENGGVEAVVGVACYEELDQAIKKATQTGIPSQGILLTKDGCVNTEVNKMEVARKLKL is encoded by the coding sequence TTGAAAGATAAAATAAAAAGCTTAATAGGACGTTTATATACCTCCGGGGCACATACAAACGCCCATGAACTAACATCAAAAGTATTAGGCCAACTTAACCTAAGTGAAGAATGGTCACAATACGTAGACATAGAAGTACGAAACATGATGGATAGAGAAATATTCAAAAAAACACCAATCGAAAAAAGAGCCCTATTCCTACCACACTGCCTACGGAAAACCAGCGAATGCAAAGGCGAATACGGAGACAACGGCCTAGAATGCAAACAATGTGGAAAATGCGACATCGCAGACATAATCGATTACGCCAACGAACTCGGCTACCAAGTCTACGTCGTACCAGGCGGAAGCCTCGTATACAAAGTACTCGAAAACGGAGGAGTCGAAGCAGTAGTCGGAGTAGCTTGCTACGAAGAACTAGACCAAGCAATCAAAAAAGCAACACAAACCGGAATCCCAAGCCAAGGAATCCTATTAACCAAAGACGGATGCGTCAACACAGAAGTAAACAAAATGGAAGTAGCCAGAAAACTCAAACTCTAA
- the pheT gene encoding phenylalanine--tRNA ligase subunit beta, which yields MPVIEIDLPTIEEMVETPRETILDRVPMIGADVERIDGETAYIEFFPNRPDLFSIEGVARALKGFLGIETGLPIYNVKPPTTKLEIKPTVKEVRPHAVGAIVRNLNLNEKTIKTIMDLQEDLHWGLGRDRKKVSIGIHDLKHLEPPFTYQAVNPDTHPFKPLDHNQKMTPHEILKKHEKGQKYQEIIKDAEKYPIITDSTNQVLSFPPIINSQLTEVNTTTKEVFIDVTGTQKHSIEKALNIMVTALSERNGEIEKIELTGTKNQTTPNLKPTKRQINHQEIQKLIGNQITPEQAVKALQKMRYQAKNQQNQITVKVPSYRADILHDWDIIEDIAIGYGYQNIQPELPNTPGIGSSHPTEELGDKLRNIMTGLGYNEAMTLTLTNKQETQKIKQPTKNPVKIQNPISTDHTILRETILPKLIQILKLNRHRDLPQKIFEYGECFHNQENQIKECRHLTAIAIGRKMNYSQIKSHTETILRELDLNYQIKPKKQGPYIPGRAAKITINNQKIGEFGEIHPEIIQKHELNHPITTLEIEPEKIPKNQKNQ from the coding sequence ATGCCGGTAATAGAAATAGACCTACCAACCATAGAAGAAATGGTGGAAACACCAAGAGAAACAATCTTAGATAGAGTACCAATGATCGGAGCAGACGTAGAACGTATAGACGGAGAAACCGCTTATATAGAGTTCTTCCCAAACAGGCCAGACCTATTCAGCATAGAAGGAGTTGCAAGAGCCCTAAAAGGATTCCTTGGAATTGAAACTGGATTACCCATCTACAACGTAAAACCACCAACAACCAAACTAGAGATAAAACCAACGGTCAAAGAAGTAAGACCCCACGCAGTAGGAGCCATAGTAAGAAACCTCAACCTAAACGAAAAAACCATTAAAACCATCATGGACCTCCAAGAAGACCTGCATTGGGGGTTAGGAAGAGATAGAAAAAAAGTATCAATAGGAATACATGACCTAAAACACCTCGAACCACCATTCACCTACCAAGCAGTAAACCCCGACACACATCCATTCAAACCCCTCGACCACAACCAAAAAATGACCCCCCATGAAATATTAAAAAAACACGAAAAAGGCCAGAAATACCAAGAAATAATCAAAGACGCAGAAAAATACCCAATAATAACAGACTCAACCAACCAAGTACTCTCATTCCCACCAATAATCAACAGCCAACTAACAGAAGTAAACACAACAACAAAAGAAGTCTTCATAGACGTAACCGGAACACAAAAACACAGCATAGAGAAAGCACTCAACATAATGGTAACAGCACTATCCGAAAGAAACGGAGAAATAGAAAAAATAGAACTAACAGGAACCAAAAACCAAACCACGCCAAACCTAAAACCAACAAAACGACAAATAAACCACCAAGAAATACAAAAACTAATCGGAAACCAAATAACCCCAGAACAAGCCGTCAAAGCCCTCCAAAAAATGCGATACCAAGCCAAAAACCAACAAAACCAGATAACAGTCAAAGTACCAAGCTACCGAGCAGACATACTCCACGACTGGGACATAATAGAAGACATAGCAATCGGATACGGATACCAAAACATACAGCCAGAACTACCAAACACACCAGGAATAGGATCCAGCCACCCAACAGAAGAACTAGGAGACAAACTAAGAAACATAATGACCGGACTCGGATACAACGAAGCAATGACACTAACACTAACCAACAAACAAGAAACCCAAAAAATAAAACAACCAACAAAAAACCCAGTCAAAATACAAAACCCAATATCAACCGACCACACAATACTAAGAGAAACAATACTACCCAAACTAATACAAATACTAAAACTCAACAGACACAGAGACCTACCACAAAAAATATTCGAATACGGAGAATGCTTCCACAACCAGGAAAACCAAATAAAAGAATGCAGACACCTAACAGCCATAGCAATAGGCCGAAAAATGAACTACAGCCAAATAAAATCCCACACAGAAACAATACTCCGAGAACTAGACCTAAACTACCAAATAAAACCCAAAAAACAAGGACCATACATACCAGGAAGAGCCGCCAAAATCACCATCAACAACCAAAAAATCGGAGAATTCGGAGAAATACACCCAGAAATAATACAAAAACACGAACTAAACCACCCAATAACAACACTAGAAATAGAACCAGAAAAAATACCAAAAAACCAAAAAAACCAATAA
- a CDS encoding phenylalanine--tRNA ligase subunit alpha codes for MDFRSHEVDVLKAVSELGNASPGEIARYGDIDVAGVMRAGLELEEKGLVEINEARKEFYVIGGEGRRLLEDGLPEDKILEFVSEGVDELSELSKKLDGEVLNIGLGWIRDKGLGEIERGRIELTDRGERRLMKPETPETKVLSFLSNGEPKSLEQIKEVVEEPKPVVEELLGRDSAIKKIERTERELEITKKGLDLSIEDLEVEEYIHELTPELISSGRWREREFRRYDVSASTKPSYPGKRHPYQLILDDIRRIFRDMGFKEIKGQTVESSFWNFDALFQPQDHPAREMQDTFYLKNPGKLELPNEELVNKVKEMHESGGEIDSIGWGNLWSRELAEKAVLRTHTTSTTIRYLSENPEPPEKVFSIDRAYRRETIDATHLPQFYQLEGIVLGEDLSFNNLLGYLQTFYSRMGFDEIRFRPGYFPYTEPSVEPEVYVEELGEWVELGGAGVFRREVTKPIDVEHPVLAWGLGIGRLAMLKLGLTDLRDLYQSDIDWLRRHPSCR; via the coding sequence ATGGATTTTCGTTCACATGAAGTTGATGTTTTGAAGGCGGTTTCCGAGTTGGGTAATGCAAGTCCTGGGGAGATTGCTAGATATGGTGATATCGATGTTGCTGGTGTGATGAGGGCTGGTTTAGAGCTTGAGGAGAAGGGGCTTGTAGAGATTAATGAGGCTAGGAAAGAGTTTTATGTGATTGGTGGGGAAGGCCGTAGGTTGCTTGAGGATGGCTTGCCTGAAGATAAGATACTTGAGTTTGTTAGTGAGGGTGTTGATGAGTTAAGTGAGCTTTCTAAAAAACTGGATGGAGAGGTTTTGAATATTGGTTTGGGTTGGATACGGGACAAAGGTCTTGGTGAGATAGAGAGAGGTAGGATAGAGTTGACTGATAGGGGGGAAAGAAGGTTAATGAAACCAGAAACCCCTGAAACCAAGGTATTAAGTTTTTTAAGTAATGGTGAACCTAAATCTCTTGAACAAATTAAAGAGGTTGTTGAAGAACCAAAGCCAGTTGTAGAGGAGTTGTTGGGTCGTGACTCGGCTATAAAGAAAATTGAGAGAACAGAGAGAGAGCTAGAGATAACCAAGAAAGGTCTTGACTTATCTATTGAGGATTTAGAGGTTGAAGAGTATATACATGAGTTAACTCCGGAATTGATTTCATCGGGTAGGTGGCGTGAACGTGAGTTCCGTAGATATGATGTTTCGGCCAGCACCAAACCCAGTTATCCAGGAAAAAGACATCCATACCAATTGATTTTAGATGATATCCGCAGGATTTTCCGGGATATGGGTTTCAAGGAGATTAAGGGTCAGACTGTTGAATCCAGTTTCTGGAACTTTGACGCTCTTTTCCAGCCTCAAGACCATCCAGCAAGAGAGATGCAAGACACATTTTATCTAAAAAACCCCGGGAAACTGGAGTTACCGAACGAAGAACTGGTTAATAAAGTTAAAGAGATGCATGAAAGCGGTGGGGAAATTGACTCGATTGGTTGGGGGAATCTATGGAGTCGGGAGCTCGCTGAAAAAGCTGTTTTACGTACACACACAACCTCCACCACAATCAGGTATCTATCTGAAAACCCCGAGCCTCCGGAAAAGGTTTTCAGTATAGACCGAGCATACCGTAGAGAAACAATCGACGCAACACACCTACCACAGTTCTACCAACTAGAGGGAATCGTATTAGGAGAAGACCTATCATTCAACAACCTACTTGGATATCTCCAAACTTTTTATAGCCGCATGGGTTTCGATGAAATCCGTTTCCGGCCAGGATATTTCCCATATACCGAGCCAAGTGTAGAGCCAGAAGTATACGTAGAGGAATTAGGAGAGTGGGTAGAGCTTGGTGGAGCAGGTGTATTCCGTCGAGAAGTAACCAAACCCATCGATGTAGAACACCCCGTCCTAGCATGGGGGCTTGGTATAGGCCGGCTTGCAATGCTTAAACTAGGGCTAACAGACCTCAGAGACCTATACCAAAGCGATATAGATTGGTTAAGGAGGCATCCATCATGCCGGTAA
- a CDS encoding diphthine--ammonia ligase, whose translation MIGFCSWSGGKDSALSLYRAKEDLDLEVKYIVNMINKDRHIGHGTPPQLIKKQAESLQIELVQREVLWETYEENYSQIIDTLDVGYGVYGDIDIEEHREWVLKFSKKHGIEPILPLWNENPHNLYQEFIDMFKAIIVKVDPEKVGEEWLGKPLTQEFHNYLKKQDIHPMGEHGEYHTFVVDGPIFQQEIDVSLGIKNRDKETGNISINIK comes from the coding sequence ATGATTGGTTTTTGTTCTTGGAGTGGAGGGAAGGATAGTGCATTATCCCTATATCGAGCTAAAGAAGACCTTGATTTAGAGGTTAAGTACATAGTGAACATGATTAATAAGGACCGGCATATTGGACATGGAACACCACCACAACTGATCAAGAAACAAGCAGAATCCCTTCAGATAGAGTTGGTTCAAAGAGAGGTGTTGTGGGAGACATATGAAGAGAACTACAGCCAGATAATAGATACCTTAGATGTAGGTTATGGTGTTTACGGCGACATAGACATAGAGGAACATAGAGAATGGGTCCTAAAATTCTCTAAAAAACATGGAATCGAACCCATACTACCGTTATGGAACGAAAACCCCCACAACTTATACCAAGAGTTTATAGATATGTTTAAAGCCATCATAGTTAAGGTCGATCCCGAAAAAGTTGGGGAAGAGTGGTTGGGAAAACCATTAACACAAGAATTCCATAACTACCTAAAAAAACAGGATATACATCCGATGGGTGAGCATGGAGAATACCATACCTTCGTTGTAGACGGTCCAATATTCCAACAAGAAATAGATGTAAGTTTAGGCATAAAAAATAGAGATAAAGAGACAGGAAACATATCAATAAACATAAAATAA
- a CDS encoding NDP-sugar synthase: MKAVVLAGGKGTRLRPLSLERPKPLLPVGGKPILDWIIDSLPSYFDEVLLACNYMEQEIKDYYERRDVGVGVRIVDEPKPLGTGGAIKNMEEYIEQDFVVFNGDILSSIDVDSLIKFHRSRGGVGTLSLWGVDDPTRYGIVGLNQNDKITRFMEKPSPNEVFSNQINAGIYVFKPQIFNHIEPDKKISIEKEVFPKLTEHGLYGYKFDGYWIDIGTPTSYIDAHKLLKKQTKRDCLIYPDVVIEDNAVIKNSVLLSGARIKSDSQVVNSVIGSNTKIKDSVVRDSVVGDGCKLNNVEICDRVRVWNNIMLNKDVLEVF; encoded by the coding sequence ATGAAGGCTGTTGTTCTTGCCGGTGGTAAGGGGACTCGTTTACGCCCTCTTAGTTTGGAGAGACCTAAACCTTTGTTGCCTGTTGGTGGTAAACCTATTTTAGATTGGATTATTGATTCGTTGCCAAGTTATTTTGACGAGGTTTTGTTGGCCTGCAACTACATGGAGCAGGAAATAAAAGATTATTATGAAAGAAGAGATGTGGGGGTTGGTGTAAGGATAGTTGATGAACCCAAGCCCCTTGGTACCGGTGGCGCTATTAAAAACATGGAGGAATATATAGAACAAGATTTTGTTGTTTTTAATGGTGATATACTGTCTTCAATCGATGTAGATAGTTTAATAAAGTTCCATAGATCTCGGGGTGGGGTTGGTACTTTATCTCTCTGGGGTGTTGACGACCCCACCAGGTATGGGATTGTAGGGCTTAACCAGAACGATAAGATCACTCGTTTTATGGAGAAACCCAGTCCCAATGAGGTTTTTTCAAACCAGATTAACGCAGGAATCTACGTATTCAAACCCCAAATATTCAATCATATAGAGCCGGATAAAAAAATCTCTATCGAGAAAGAAGTTTTCCCGAAACTCACTGAACATGGGTTATATGGATATAAATTCGATGGATATTGGATAGATATAGGAACACCAACCAGCTATATAGATGCACATAAACTACTAAAAAAACAGACAAAACGAGATTGCTTGATCTATCCAGATGTAGTTATAGAAGATAATGCTGTAATTAAAAACTCAGTTCTGTTAAGCGGCGCCAGAATAAAAAGCGATAGCCAGGTGGTGAACTCAGTCATCGGATCCAACACCAAAATTAAAGATTCCGTTGTTAGGGATTCGGTTGTTGGGGATGGCTGTAAACTAAATAATGTTGAGATATGTGATAGAGTTAGAGTGTGGAACAACATAATGTTAAACAAAGATGTTTTAGAGGTGTTTTAA